The Lonsdalea populi genome window below encodes:
- the xerC gene encoding site-specific tyrosine recombinase XerC produces MTNRKPRAGALLTVDEVYRQPVGPASDPKSLYALLLRFVVWRRERNGSEATLKVQTHHQYRFIRWAAERGVHYGAEVTRPVLERYQRHLYQYRKSNGELLSTRTQRTALQPLQVWFKWMTKQHLILANPAADLELPKLEKRLPRTILSVEEVEQVLALPDLTTLQGIRDRALMELLWSTGLRRGEVAKLDVYSVDGSRKTVTVRQGKGRKDRVIPIGNRALRWLSYYQQQVRPRLLVNPDITALFVALDGVAGLTANGITNMVSRYIKASGIAQWGSCHLFRHAMATQMLENGADLRWIQAMLGHASVESTQIYTQVSIRALSAVHASTHPAEQQDSDETGLLADLMADEELDETPMLPDSPKK; encoded by the coding sequence ATGACCAACCGTAAACCACGAGCGGGTGCGCTGCTGACGGTGGATGAGGTCTACCGTCAGCCGGTTGGTCCGGCCAGCGACCCGAAAAGCCTGTACGCGCTGCTGTTACGGTTCGTGGTATGGCGGCGGGAGCGCAACGGGTCGGAAGCGACGCTGAAGGTGCAGACGCATCACCAGTACCGTTTTATCCGGTGGGCGGCGGAGCGGGGAGTCCACTACGGCGCAGAGGTGACGCGCCCTGTCCTTGAGCGTTACCAGCGGCATCTGTACCAGTACCGCAAAAGTAACGGGGAGCTACTGAGTACCCGAACACAACGCACGGCGTTACAGCCGTTGCAGGTGTGGTTCAAATGGATGACGAAACAGCATCTGATACTGGCGAACCCGGCGGCAGACCTGGAGCTACCGAAGCTGGAGAAGCGGCTGCCGCGCACGATACTGAGCGTGGAAGAGGTGGAGCAGGTGCTGGCATTACCCGACCTGACGACGCTTCAGGGCATCCGTGACCGTGCGCTGATGGAGCTGCTGTGGTCAACGGGGCTGCGCAGAGGTGAAGTGGCGAAACTGGACGTCTACAGCGTGGATGGCTCAAGAAAAACGGTGACGGTGCGGCAGGGCAAGGGCAGAAAAGACCGGGTTATCCCGATAGGAAACCGTGCGCTGCGCTGGCTGAGCTATTACCAGCAGCAGGTGAGGCCGCGACTGCTGGTCAACCCGGACATCACGGCGCTGTTCGTGGCGCTGGACGGGGTAGCGGGGCTGACCGCGAACGGCATCACGAACATGGTAAGCCGTTACATCAAGGCATCGGGGATAGCGCAATGGGGAAGCTGTCACCTGTTCCGGCACGCGATGGCGACGCAGATGCTGGAGAACGGTGCAGACCTGCGGTGGATACAGGCGATGCTGGGACATGCGAGCGTGGAGAGCACGCAAATCTATACGCAGGTCTCCATCAGGGCGTTATCCGCCGTGCATGCGAGTACGCATCCGGCAGAGCAGCAGGACAGTGACGAGACCGGGCTGCTGGCCGACCTGATGGCGGACGAGGAGCTAGACGAGACGCCGATGTTGCCGGATAGCCCGAAAAAGTAG
- a CDS encoding SymE family type I addiction module toxin: MARQHHKSEPATPQALRHLKVGYVSRRHADRNDMTRYYSRSPSLHLTGHWLEAVGFGTDTPVVISVEHGQLVIRIVAE; the protein is encoded by the coding sequence ATGGCTAGGCAGCATCATAAGTCAGAACCCGCCACACCCCAAGCATTACGACACCTGAAGGTCGGCTATGTCAGCCGCCGCCACGCCGACCGCAACGATATGACCCGCTATTACAGCCGCAGCCCCAGCCTGCACCTTACAGGCCACTGGCTGGAAGCCGTGGGATTTGGGACGGATACTCCGGTCGTTATCTCCGTTGAGCACGGGCAACTGGTGATACGCATTGTGGCTGAGTGA
- a CDS encoding CHC2 zinc finger domain-containing protein, with the protein MGRMTPAELARLKREVSLLSVAQGQGHRLKKQGDDSVVCLCPFHREKTPSCVITPSKSLYHCFGCGASGSVLDWLQHTEKLTYPQTLLRLRELAGNPSSLAAVPVSALPPVARTPLADLDDDGQALLHQVIDFYHHNLLDNPEAQQWLVSRGLNHPELISHFRLGFAGHHGIGGSAGLLPSTSSLEGKRLRERLAGLGVLRATTRQDHFRGCVVMPVVGWSESANVAQRGRVLQLYGRRTTADYAVKKGAAKHLYLPSPLAGVWNEEALKASSEVILCEALIDAMTFWGAGFRNVTTAYGANGFTTDSLAALQYHGVKRVLIAYDRDEAGDRGADSVAADLLEAGIEAWRVRFPPGLDANAYAQKSGSPESALGLALEQAAWMGKGTGPGAVFSHETVAESSVNPSSLTAPAELVPCEQTEAGELLLRCGPRVWRVRGWQKNSVAEVMKVNVQVRDDSTGAFHVDSLDMYSSRHRQGYISAAAGELECEQSVIKRECGRVLLMLEQKQDEQRQSSAQTDAPAAVTVSAEDEAAALELLNAPDLAARIINDLASCGVVGESTNLLMGYLAATSRKLDKPLAVLIQSSSAAGKSSLMDAVLGLMPEEERIQYSAMTGQSLYYLGETSLQHKILAIAEEEGVRQAAYALKLLQSDGELKIASTGKNEQSGELVTREYKVQGPVMLMLTTTAIDVDEELLNRCLVLTVNESREQTQAIHAMQRHGQTLAGLLQSSEKQYLTRLHQNAQRLLRPLKVVNPYADRLTFLSDKTRTRRDHMKYLTLIQSIALLHQYQRAVKRVEHRGAVIEYIEVAQSDIALANKLAHEVLGRTLDEMPPQTRKLLVWLKDWVQETAQSQALKADEVRFTRRDIRAALGWGDTQLKIHLSRLLEMEYLLLFRRGLTYEYGLLWDGEENGGAHLCGLLDVTETVPVNEGGDNRSGSDKNRSASGRGTVGGRSEGEKAASGQSQQDLMGELVGVAENAVIKGKTKAGKTSLPVSAETEAQHDQP; encoded by the coding sequence ATGGGACGAATGACACCGGCAGAACTGGCGCGGCTCAAGCGTGAGGTGTCGCTGCTGAGTGTGGCGCAGGGTCAGGGGCATCGGCTTAAAAAGCAGGGCGATGACAGCGTGGTGTGCCTGTGTCCGTTCCACCGGGAGAAAACCCCGTCCTGCGTCATCACGCCGTCAAAGAGCCTGTATCACTGCTTTGGCTGCGGGGCGTCGGGGTCGGTGCTGGACTGGCTTCAACACACCGAGAAACTGACCTACCCGCAAACCCTGCTGCGGCTGCGGGAACTGGCCGGTAATCCTTCTTCTTTAGCCGCCGTGCCGGTATCGGCTTTGCCGCCGGTGGCGCGTACTCCACTCGCCGATCTGGATGATGACGGGCAGGCGCTGCTGCATCAGGTTATCGACTTCTATCACCACAATCTGCTGGACAACCCGGAAGCACAGCAATGGCTGGTCAGTCGCGGACTGAACCATCCCGAGCTGATAAGCCACTTCCGCTTAGGGTTCGCGGGTCATCACGGTATCGGCGGCAGCGCGGGGTTATTGCCCTCCACCTCAAGTCTGGAGGGAAAACGGCTGCGTGAGCGGCTGGCCGGGCTGGGGGTGCTGCGGGCGACCACGCGACAAGACCACTTCCGGGGCTGCGTGGTGATGCCGGTCGTGGGCTGGAGCGAGTCGGCCAATGTAGCGCAGCGCGGGCGGGTGTTGCAGTTGTACGGTCGCCGAACCACGGCGGACTATGCGGTGAAAAAAGGCGCGGCGAAGCATCTGTATCTGCCGTCACCGCTGGCTGGGGTATGGAATGAGGAGGCGCTGAAGGCATCGTCAGAGGTCATCCTGTGTGAAGCGCTTATCGACGCGATGACCTTCTGGGGTGCGGGGTTCCGCAACGTGACCACCGCTTACGGAGCGAACGGTTTTACCACTGACAGTCTTGCGGCGTTGCAGTACCACGGGGTAAAGCGGGTGCTGATAGCGTATGACCGTGATGAGGCGGGCGACCGGGGTGCGGACAGCGTGGCGGCAGACCTGCTGGAAGCGGGTATCGAAGCATGGCGGGTGCGGTTCCCGCCGGGGCTGGACGCGAACGCCTATGCGCAGAAGAGCGGCAGTCCGGAGAGCGCGTTAGGGCTGGCGCTGGAGCAGGCGGCGTGGATGGGCAAGGGAACCGGGCCGGGTGCGGTGTTCAGCCATGAAACTGTTGCTGAAAGTAGCGTAAACCCTTCTTCTTTAACCGCCCCGGCGGAGCTGGTGCCCTGTGAACAGACAGAGGCGGGCGAGCTGTTGTTACGCTGTGGCCCACGGGTCTGGCGGGTGCGGGGCTGGCAGAAAAACAGCGTGGCTGAGGTGATGAAGGTCAACGTGCAGGTACGGGACGACTCAACCGGCGCGTTCCATGTGGACTCGCTGGACATGTACAGCTCGCGCCATCGTCAGGGGTATATCAGCGCGGCGGCGGGTGAGCTTGAATGTGAGCAGTCGGTTATCAAGCGTGAATGTGGCCGAGTCCTGCTGATGCTGGAGCAGAAGCAGGACGAGCAGCGGCAATCGTCAGCACAGACGGACGCGCCCGCCGCTGTCACTGTCTCTGCGGAGGACGAAGCGGCAGCGCTTGAACTACTCAACGCCCCCGACCTTGCGGCACGCATTATCAATGACCTCGCGTCCTGTGGCGTGGTGGGGGAATCGACCAATCTGCTGATGGGATATCTGGCGGCGACGTCGCGCAAGCTGGATAAACCGCTGGCTGTGCTTATCCAGTCATCGAGTGCGGCGGGCAAATCGTCACTGATGGACGCGGTGCTGGGGCTGATGCCGGAAGAAGAGCGAATCCAGTACTCGGCGATGACCGGGCAGAGCCTGTATTACCTCGGTGAAACGTCGTTACAGCACAAGATACTGGCTATCGCGGAAGAGGAAGGGGTGCGGCAGGCGGCGTATGCGCTGAAGCTGTTGCAGTCCGACGGGGAACTGAAGATAGCGTCAACGGGGAAGAACGAGCAGAGCGGCGAACTGGTGACAAGGGAGTATAAAGTGCAGGGTCCGGTAATGCTGATGCTGACCACCACGGCCATCGACGTGGACGAAGAGCTGCTGAACCGCTGTCTGGTGCTGACGGTGAATGAATCCAGAGAGCAGACGCAGGCGATACACGCGATGCAGCGTCACGGCCAGACGCTGGCCGGGCTGCTTCAGTCTTCAGAAAAGCAGTATCTGACGCGACTGCACCAGAACGCGCAGCGGCTGCTCAGGCCACTGAAGGTGGTCAATCCCTACGCTGACCGGTTGACGTTCCTGTCGGACAAGACCCGTACCCGACGCGACCATATGAAGTACCTGACGCTGATACAGAGTATCGCGCTGCTGCATCAGTACCAGCGGGCGGTGAAGCGGGTTGAGCACCGGGGCGCGGTTATCGAGTATATCGAGGTGGCGCAAAGCGATATCGCATTAGCCAACAAACTGGCGCATGAGGTGCTGGGGCGGACGCTGGACGAGATGCCGCCGCAGACGCGGAAGTTACTGGTGTGGCTGAAGGACTGGGTGCAGGAAACGGCGCAGTCTCAGGCGCTGAAAGCGGATGAAGTGAGGTTCACGCGGCGGGACATCCGGGCGGCGCTGGGCTGGGGTGATACGCAGTTGAAAATCCACCTGTCACGGCTGCTGGAGATGGAATACCTGCTGCTGTTCCGGCGCGGGCTGACGTATGAGTACGGCCTGCTGTGGGACGGGGAAGAGAACGGCGGGGCGCATCTGTGCGGGTTGCTGGATGTGACAGAAACGGTTCCGGTGAATGAGGGCGGCGATAACCGGTCGGGGTCAGATAAAAATCGGTCGGCCTCCGGTCGGGGTACGGTCGGTGGTCGGTCGGAGGGTGAAAAAGCGGCTTCAGGCCAGAGCCAGCAAGACTTAATGGGTGAACTGGTCGGGGTTGCTGAAAACGCAGTAATAAAGGGAAAAACGAAAGCGGGTAAAACCTCGCTGCCCGTGAGTGCGGAAACGGAGGCGCAGCATGACCAACCGTAA
- a CDS encoding helix-turn-helix domain-containing protein — MSLPVRLNALRKKLGLSQQAMADAVGLHVNSWKKYESGQAMPSLDALKKIATTLHVSTDYLLFEEHERGPSDTLTLQFEAVSQLPENEQAIVREVLESLIIKYQSRRWDSARKTVKEE; from the coding sequence ATGTCATTACCTGTCCGGTTAAACGCATTACGTAAAAAGCTCGGCCTGTCCCAGCAGGCAATGGCTGATGCTGTCGGCCTGCATGTTAACAGTTGGAAGAAGTACGAGAGCGGGCAGGCCATGCCGTCGCTGGATGCACTCAAGAAGATTGCAACCACGCTGCATGTCAGTACCGATTACTTGCTGTTTGAGGAACATGAACGTGGTCCGAGCGACACGCTGACGCTTCAGTTTGAGGCCGTCAGCCAGCTGCCGGAGAACGAGCAGGCGATAGTCCGCGAAGTGCTGGAGAGTCTGATTATCAAGTACCAGTCCCGACGCTGGGACTCCGCCAGGAAGACGGTTAAAGAAGAGTAG
- a CDS encoding DUF2247 family protein: protein MIENVFLMANQMKLVDWGMILLGAEGIASDKLSASDISNFACNEIAKNDGVQGDLLTAISEVAFCSDITEEVKGYLRFICDEKNIDLKLSRRKWRYLALCLTMQELPDDCVYGLLKLNEFWLFWGEDAGTPNIIQGVGNNLSPTEYYTDEQYKVAIKHHQEWLEKEKQEVLKG, encoded by the coding sequence ATGATAGAAAACGTATTTTTAATGGCAAACCAAATGAAGTTGGTTGACTGGGGAATGATTTTGCTTGGTGCTGAAGGGATCGCATCAGATAAGTTGTCCGCTTCTGATATTAGCAATTTTGCATGCAATGAAATTGCAAAAAACGATGGTGTTCAAGGCGATTTATTAACAGCAATATCTGAAGTGGCTTTTTGTTCTGATATTACTGAGGAAGTGAAGGGTTATTTAAGATTTATATGTGATGAAAAAAATATAGATCTCAAGTTATCGCGCAGAAAATGGAGATATCTTGCGCTATGCCTAACGATGCAGGAATTGCCTGATGATTGCGTATATGGTCTTCTGAAACTGAATGAATTTTGGCTGTTTTGGGGAGAGGATGCCGGAACACCAAATATAATACAAGGTGTTGGAAATAATTTATCACCTACAGAATATTACACTGATGAACAATATAAAGTAGCTATTAAGCATCATCAAGAATGGCTAGAGAAAGAAAAACAGGAAGTGTTAAAAGGTTAA